From Paenibacillus graminis:
ATATTTAGGTCTATAGTTATTCCATATAGCTCCGGAAAGGTGATACATATGCTGGCAGCCGAAAGACGCAAAAAAATCATAGATCTTGTGCATCAGGATAAAAGGGTGCTCGTCTCCGATCTGAGCCGGATGTTCGAGGTAACCGAAGAAACGATCCGCAGGGATTTGGAAAAGCTGGAGAAGGACGGCATTCTAAGCCGGACTTACGGCGGGGCGATGCTGAACAGGCATACCAATGAGGACTTGCCGTTTGTGACGCGCAATGCGCTTAACACCGATATGAAACGCAATATTGCGCTTAAGGCGCTGGATCTGATTAACGATGGAGATACACTGATGGTGGACCCCAGCTCTACTGCCTTTGAGTTTCTAAAGCTGCTGGGCAACAAAAATAATCTGACTGTCATTACAAATTCCATTAATATTCTGCATGAGTTCGCCAGCTCCGGCATGAATATCATATCCTCCGGCGGTTCACTGCGCCATCGTTCACTATCCCTGGTCGGGCCGGTCGCCCATGATACTATCCGGCGCTACAACGTGGATACCGCAGTCATCAGCTGCAAAGGCATCGATATGGAGCGGGGAATTACTGATTCTAACGAGCCGGAATGCGAGTTGAAGAAACATATGCTGCGCCAGGCCCAGAAGGTTGTGCTTCTCGCCGACCATACCAAGTTTGACAAAACAGCGTTCACCAGGCTGGTTGATCTTAGCAGCATCGACGTGCTCATTACGGACCGCCGGCCTGCGCAACCCTGGTTGACACGGCTGGCTGAAGAAAATATCGAGGTATTGTATTAAAAAGACCGCCCGGTCCCCTGCCATTTGTTGTGCAGGGAGCCGGGCGGTCTTTTTTGAACATCTGAATACACGGGCTTCGTTCAGGAACGGCACATTCGTCTTTCGTTTGCCGCCTACATCACTCCGCCTTTGGAAAGCATGATATTTAAAATCGCAGTATCGGTATCCGCCAGCCCTTCCTGAACCAGCCGCTCCATGTTGCGGATCGTATCTTCAACCTCTTCGAATATAACACCGTCCTTCGTAGTAGGCGCAATGTCGTTCATCGCCAGTGTGGCTGCCTGGATGGCTGCATTGGTGGAGGTGGAGATTTTCAGCGCACAGGTTGATTTCGCACCGTCGCAGATCATACCTGACAAGGAAGCTATGGTATTCTGTATTCCATGCTTGATCTGTGCCAGGCTGCCTCCCATAAGGTAAATAATTCCGCTGTTCGCCCCTACCCCGCCTGCAATTCCAGAACCGCAAAGCGGCGAGAGACGCCCGATGTAATGCTTGATGTGGACAGTGACGAGATTGCTCAGTGCAAGCGCACGGGCCAGCATTTCCTTGTCCTTGCCGAGAAGCTCTGCCAAGGCAATCACGGGAAGCGTGCAGGCGATCCCCTGATTCCCGCTGCCCGCTGTAGTCATCACCGGCATTGCGCTCCCGTCCATCCGCGCATCGGAGGCCGCTGCCGTCGCAGCGATGATCCGGCTGGCTATATCATTCCCGAACAAATTCACCGCTGACTTCTGGCTCATCTTCTTGCCCACCTGCAGACCATAATTGCCCCGCAATCCCTCTTCAGATATAGCTTTGTTCATTCGGGCGCCTTCCAGAAGAAAGCTTATATCCTGGAATGGAACCGCATCGATAAACTCGAAGATCCGGTCAACAGAACCGGCATAGGCCCCGGAATCCGATAGTCCCGGCTTGCCGCAGTCTGCTTTGGATTTAGGCGGAGTGATCTTTTCCCCGTCCAATGCCAGGAAGTCTATATGGGTATGCTCCCCGGCAATAATGGCAGTTGCCGTATGGTTCGGGGAATACACCCGGGCTTCAATATATAATTTCTCGGGAGTGTCCTTCAGCTCTACTTCCAGAAGCCCCCGGTCAAGCAGCTCATTGGCCTGCTTCAATTCTGCCGGAGTCAGGTTAGACAAAATTTCGAGCTCCTTATGGGAACGGCCTACTACCGCACCGAGCGCTGCCGCAATGGGGAGCCCGGTCTGCCCGGTACCGGGAATGCCTACCCCCATAGCATTTTTAATAATATTGCCGCTGAGCTGGAGCTTGATGAATGTGATTTCTTCCTTCAGAAGCTCTGCCGCCAAGGAAACAGCGTAAGCAACTGCAATCGGTTCGGTACATCCTTCAGCCGGAACTACTTCCTTATGCAAAATTTCCAATAAGCTCGACATATGGATTCTCCTACTCTCTTTTTCCTCTGTTCTCTCTGTTCCAGAAGTTTATTTCTATATAGTATATCAGCAGCAAGCTCCAGGGAACCCCTTATCTGGTCCTGCAGCCAGGATTGTGAGATCTGAAATTGACAGGCTTTGGAAAACGTGATGTAGTAGGGTTTAGCAGTATAGTAATTTTTAACATTTTAAGTTATTTTTACATCTCTAAAATTTTACATATTGGGAGGATACCCATGGAACAGCATTCGGAACAGCATGGAAGCATCATCCGCTACCGCAGCGGCCGGCTCAGCCGGGAAGAGGATACGATTGTGGCGGAGCACCCGGTGACAGTCAAAATTAACGGCGAAGAATTCATTACCCTGGTTTGTACCCCGGAGTATATCGAGGATATGGTTGTCGGATATTTGGCATCGGAAGGCATTATCCGGGGAATGCAGGATATTCAGCAGTTATGGACGCAGGAAAAAGAAGGCTTTGTACATGTAACTACAGACCGTTGGAACCCGCTCCACCGCCAGCTTTTCGCCAAACGTTATGTCACCTCCTGCTGCGGGTCCAGCCGCCACGGGTTCGTCTATGTCAATGATGCACGGACCGCCAAAAGCAAAACCGGAGTTCATACGCTGCTTACTTTTGATGATTGCTTCCGCCTCATGGATGAGGTGCTTAGCGGCGCAGAGCTGTTCCACCGGACTGGTGGCGTACACTGCGCCGCACTCTGCAATACGGAAGGGGTAGTGCTCTCCCGCACGGACATTGGACGCCACAATGCGCTGGACAAAATTTACGGTCACTGCCTCAAAACAGGCATCGATCCCAGCAACCAGATCATCGCCTTCAGCGGCCGCATTTCTTCGGAGATATTGCTCAAGGCTGCCAAAATCGGCTGTGAGATCATTTTATCCAAATCCGCTCCTACGGGCCTGGCTGTTGAACTGGCAGAGCAGCTGGGGATCACCGCAGTAGGTTTCATCCGGCAGAATTCCTGCAATGTATATACGCATCCCGAGCGGATCAGCGACCTGGGACCACTGGAAATGAAACTATAAAACAAGCAATTTCAAGCATAAAACTCACTGTTCTGTAAATTTACTTTTGTTACAATATTTACAAGCCGTGTAAAACGTCAAGTGATCATGATTGGACAGCCGAAGGGGGAATGCACAACGTACCCGATATTGGAACAATTAGCGTCTGGCGGATCTGTGAGTCAGCAGGAATTGGCTGACCTGATCAGCCATCTTGATGGAGATCTCCGAAGGCGGCTGCATGATCTGGCCCATAAGACAAGAATTACAGCCTACGGTACAGCCGTTTACTTGCGCGGACTGATCGAATTCTCAAATATATGCAAACAAAACTGCCTGTACTGCGGCCTGCGTTCCGGCAATAAAGCCGTAAGCCGTTACCGTCTGCAGCCGGAAGAGATTGTGGATTGCTGCCGGGAGGGCTACGCCTTGGGCTACCGCACGTTTGTGCTGCAAAGTGGTGAAGACGACTGGTATACCACGGAAAAGCTGGTGCAGTTGATCACATCGGTCAAACAGCTGTACCCTGATGCTGCGCTGACCCTTTCGGTCGGCGAGCGGGATGATGAGTGTTACACAAGGCTGTATGCGGCGGGTGCAGACCGTTTTTTGCTGCGTCATGAAACTGCCTCTGCCCCACTGTACCGTGCACTCCATCCTACGATGGAGTATTCGGACCGCCGGGACCGCTTAAGCTCCCTCCAGCGGATCGGCTATCAGGTAGGAGCGGGATTCATGGTCGGCCTGCCCGGGCAGACTGCTGCCGACTTGGCGGACGATCTGCTGTATCTGCAGGAGCTGCAGCCGGATATGATCGGCATCGGGCCTTTTTTGCCGCACCGGGATACGCCGCTTAGGGACGAGCTTCCGGGAACGGTAGAGAACACGCTCGACATGATTGCCCTGGCCCGGCTGATGGTGCCGGATGCCCTGATTCCGGCGACTACCGCGATGGGCACAGTCCATCCGAACGGACGGGAGCTGGCGCTGCAGGCTGGAGCGAATGTCTTGATGCCCAATCTTTCCCCAATGTCCGTACGCGGCAAATATATGCTCTACAATAACAAAATCTGTACAGGCGACGAATCCGCCCAGTGCAGGTTCTGTCTGGAGCAGCGGGTGAAGTCCGCCGGCTTCCATGTGGAAATGGGACGGGGCGACAGCTTAAAGCATCTCTCCCGCTCCCTCCAGGAACATAGATTCACCTGATCCTAAAGATAAACACAGAAAGAAGTGGATAAGAGTGAGCAAAGTGAATGAACGCCAGACGGCGGATTTTATACAAGACGAGGAAATTATGGAAGCCTTGCAGTATGGCGCGGATGCAGCAGCCGACCCGCACATCATAGCAGCCATCCTGGAAAAAGCAAAGGCCTGCAAGGGCTTAAGCTCCCGGGAAGCAGCCGTGCTGCTCCATGTGGAGGACAAGGAAACGCTGGAGCAGTTGTTCCGGGTATCCCGGGGCATTAAGGAACAGATATACGGCAACCGGATCGTCCTGTTTGCACCGCTGTATGTCAGCAACTACTGTGTTAATAATTGTGTATACTGCGGATACAAACATTCCAATTCGGAGTTTGCGCGCAGCCGCCTGAATGCTGAAGAGATTGCCGAAGAGGTCAAGGTCCTCCAATCGCTTGGACATAAAAGACTGGTACTTGAGGCCGGCGAAGATCCCCGCAACTGCTCCATCGACTACATTATTGACTGTATCCAGACCATCTATGACACCAAGCTCGACAACGGCAGCATCCGGCGGATTAACGTTAACATTGCTGCAACCACCGAGGACGATTACCGGAGACTGGCGGATGCCGGAATCGGCACCTATATCCTCTTCCAGGAGACGTATCACCGGCCCAGCTACCGGCATTACCATCCCCAGGGACCCAAAACTGATTACGATTGGCACACGACGGCCATGGACCGGGCCATGCGCGCCGGCATAGATGATGTCGGCATTGGGGTTCTGTATGGCCTTTATGACCATAAATATGAGACCATAGCCATGCTGAAGCATGCTGAGCATCTCGAGCAGGCCTTCGGCTGCGGCCCGCATACGATCTCTGTCCCCCGCTTGCGCGCAGCCGAGAACGTGAATCTGGACAATTACCCCCATCTGGTCAGCGATGCGGATTTTGCCAGAATCGTTGCGGTGCTGAGAATGGCTGTACCCTATACCGGGATGATCCTGTCCACCCGCGAGGATTCTGAATTTCGCGATCAGATCATCAGGCTCGGCATCTCACAGATCAGCGCAGGTTCAGCGACTGGTGTCGGTGCCTATAGTGTCAATAAGAACAAGGAAGATACTCCGCAGTTCACTGTCGGCGACCACCGCTCGCCCATGGAAATTATCAAAAGCCTGTGCAAGGACGGGTATGTGCCCAGCTACTGCACAGCCTGCTACCGGGAAGGCCGTACCGGTGACCGCTTCATGCAGCTGGCCAAATCGGGGCAGATTCACAATGTCTGCCAGCCGAATTCGCTGATGACCTTCCAGGAGTACCTGCTGGATTATGCCGATGAGGAAATGCGTGCCATCGGTGAGCAGACGATCCGTGAGAATCTGGAGCGCATTCCGCGGGAAGGCGTCAAAAAAGCTACCCGGGAGCAACTTCAGCGGATTCATGCGGGGGAGAGGGATTTGCGGTTCTAGCGTGAATGTGCCGGAAGAAGAGCTGACATACCGGAATTGAGAAAACGGCTGCGCCGCCCAACAATGGGCAGTGCAGCCGTTTAAGCAGGATTGCCTGGGGGAGCTGAAGTTCTTCTCACGGAGTTGGCTGTTCCCCGGTATGTGCTATACCATTTAAACTTGAAAGTGCAGAAATGAAGGTTACGAATTTCAATTTATCATCTCAAACCGTACACCTGCATTAACCCCAACGAAGAAATAACACCATTGGATACAATAAAAAAGTAATGAGATCCACTTAATCAGAGTCTCATTACTCTTGAATTCCAAACAGTCGCCGCCTACTTCAGGCTATGGGCAGGGACATGGTATCCGGCCTCCGGCTTTGGCGGGCATTGCCGGAATCACCATCCTCCCAAGCCAGCATAGCCGACGGGAACATCTCAATGGCCCGGGGAAAAACACCCTGTACATAGGCGATAAACACACCGTAATTGACAATCGGCACACCGGCTGCTTCCGCTTCATCCAATCTCCGCAGCATCGCCCTGCGGTTCAGCATGCAGGCACCGCAGTGGATGATCAGCGAATACTGCTCCAGATCCGCAGGGAATTCACTCCCTGCCGCATGGTCGATAATCAGTTGTCTGCCCGTGATCTCCCGCAGCCAACGGGGAATCTTGACAGAGCCGATGTCATCGGACTGACGATGGTGCGTGCAGGCTTCGGCAATCAGGACCCGGTCCCCGTCTTTCAGTCTGGTGATGGAGCGTGCTCCGCTGACCAGCCGGGGAAGATCCCCTTTGTACCGGGCAAACAGAATGGAGAACGAAGTAAGCGGCACATCCGGAGGTGTATCCGCCTGAACCTTCAGAAATACCTGTGAATCCGTGATGATAATACGCGGCTTGCCGGTCAATTGGGACAGGGTGTGGCTCAGTTCCTGCTCCTTAGTGACCACTACCAATGCATCACATTCCATAATATCGCGGATGGTCTGCTGCTGAGGGAGAATCAGCCTTCCCTTCGGGGCAGCCTTGTCAATCGGCACCACCAGCACGGCCACTTCGCCGGGGCTCAGCAGATCCCCAACCAGCCGGAAACGCTGCTCCTCCTGGGCGAGACTTTCTGCTGCCGCCCTCTTCAGCGCCCCGATTCCGCTTCCGCTCAGTGTACTCACCGGGAACAGCCGGATGGAAGAGCCGGCTTCCAGCAGCGAGGCTATCCAGTTGCAGCGTTCTTCGAGCGACGGCGGGTCAGAAGTGATCCGATCGATTTTATTTAGTACAATCATAACATTTGTTCCAGCTGCAGCCAGGCTCTGCAGCAGTTCCCTTTCGAAATCCCCCGCTCCTGCCTCTGCATCTACCACGAGGATCGCCAAATCTGTTTTTTTCAGAACATGCAGTGTTTGGCGGATACGTTGCTCACCAAGCTCCCCCGTGTCATCCAGCCCCGCAGTGTCGATCAGTACAACCGGACCTGCCGGTAGCAGCTCCATAGGCCGGTACACGGGATCCGTTGTCGTCCCGCTTACCGGGGAGACGATGGACACTTCCTGTCCGCAGAACGCATTAATCAGACTTGATTTGCCGGCATTACGGCGGCCAAAAACGGCAATATGCGCTCTTTCTCCACGCGGAGTATCATTTACGCTCATTCTGGGATGAGCCTCCTTCCATGTTCAACACCGGACTGTCCACTGCGGCCGGGAATCCCCGGCTTGGTCACCTCCAGCGGATGCAGCACCTCTTGTATCTGTTTCCCGGTCATCCATCCGCCTTCCAGCAGAAGCTGCTCCAGGGGACGGCCGGAAGCGGCCGCCGCCTTGGCAAGTGCTGCAGCATTGTCATAACCAAGATAGGTGATCGTAGCGGCAGCCAGCACCCCGGAACGCTCCACATGCTCCAGGCACCGGGATTCATCCAGCTTGAGGCCGGTCAAGCAGCGTTCCCGGAACAGTGCAATGCCGTGGAGCAGCAGCTCCAGGGAT
This genomic window contains:
- a CDS encoding DeoR/GlpR family DNA-binding transcription regulator; translation: MLAAERRKKIIDLVHQDKRVLVSDLSRMFEVTEETIRRDLEKLEKDGILSRTYGGAMLNRHTNEDLPFVTRNALNTDMKRNIALKALDLINDGDTLMVDPSSTAFEFLKLLGNKNNLTVITNSINILHEFASSGMNIISSGGSLRHRSLSLVGPVAHDTIRRYNVDTAVISCKGIDMERGITDSNEPECELKKHMLRQAQKVVLLADHTKFDKTAFTRLVDLSSIDVLITDRRPAQPWLTRLAEENIEVLY
- a CDS encoding serine dehydratase subunit alpha family protein, with amino-acid sequence MSSLLEILHKEVVPAEGCTEPIAVAYAVSLAAELLKEEITFIKLQLSGNIIKNAMGVGIPGTGQTGLPIAAALGAVVGRSHKELEILSNLTPAELKQANELLDRGLLEVELKDTPEKLYIEARVYSPNHTATAIIAGEHTHIDFLALDGEKITPPKSKADCGKPGLSDSGAYAGSVDRIFEFIDAVPFQDISFLLEGARMNKAISEEGLRGNYGLQVGKKMSQKSAVNLFGNDIASRIIAATAAASDARMDGSAMPVMTTAGSGNQGIACTLPVIALAELLGKDKEMLARALALSNLVTVHIKHYIGRLSPLCGSGIAGGVGANSGIIYLMGGSLAQIKHGIQNTIASLSGMICDGAKSTCALKISTSTNAAIQAATLAMNDIAPTTKDGVIFEEVEDTIRNMERLVQEGLADTDTAILNIMLSKGGVM
- the fdhD gene encoding formate dehydrogenase accessory sulfurtransferase FdhD, translated to MEQHSEQHGSIIRYRSGRLSREEDTIVAEHPVTVKINGEEFITLVCTPEYIEDMVVGYLASEGIIRGMQDIQQLWTQEKEGFVHVTTDRWNPLHRQLFAKRYVTSCCGSSRHGFVYVNDARTAKSKTGVHTLLTFDDCFRLMDEVLSGAELFHRTGGVHCAALCNTEGVVLSRTDIGRHNALDKIYGHCLKTGIDPSNQIIAFSGRISSEILLKAAKIGCEIILSKSAPTGLAVELAEQLGITAVGFIRQNSCNVYTHPERISDLGPLEMKL
- the hydE gene encoding [FeFe] hydrogenase H-cluster radical SAM maturase HydE, with translation MIGQPKGECTTYPILEQLASGGSVSQQELADLISHLDGDLRRRLHDLAHKTRITAYGTAVYLRGLIEFSNICKQNCLYCGLRSGNKAVSRYRLQPEEIVDCCREGYALGYRTFVLQSGEDDWYTTEKLVQLITSVKQLYPDAALTLSVGERDDECYTRLYAAGADRFLLRHETASAPLYRALHPTMEYSDRRDRLSSLQRIGYQVGAGFMVGLPGQTAADLADDLLYLQELQPDMIGIGPFLPHRDTPLRDELPGTVENTLDMIALARLMVPDALIPATTAMGTVHPNGRELALQAGANVLMPNLSPMSVRGKYMLYNNKICTGDESAQCRFCLEQRVKSAGFHVEMGRGDSLKHLSRSLQEHRFT
- the hydG gene encoding [FeFe] hydrogenase H-cluster radical SAM maturase HydG encodes the protein MSKVNERQTADFIQDEEIMEALQYGADAAADPHIIAAILEKAKACKGLSSREAAVLLHVEDKETLEQLFRVSRGIKEQIYGNRIVLFAPLYVSNYCVNNCVYCGYKHSNSEFARSRLNAEEIAEEVKVLQSLGHKRLVLEAGEDPRNCSIDYIIDCIQTIYDTKLDNGSIRRINVNIAATTEDDYRRLADAGIGTYILFQETYHRPSYRHYHPQGPKTDYDWHTTAMDRAMRAGIDDVGIGVLYGLYDHKYETIAMLKHAEHLEQAFGCGPHTISVPRLRAAENVNLDNYPHLVSDADFARIVAVLRMAVPYTGMILSTREDSEFRDQIIRLGISQISAGSATGVGAYSVNKNKEDTPQFTVGDHRSPMEIIKSLCKDGYVPSYCTACYREGRTGDRFMQLAKSGQIHNVCQPNSLMTFQEYLLDYADEEMRAIGEQTIRENLERIPREGVKKATREQLQRIHAGERDLRF
- the hydF gene encoding [FeFe] hydrogenase H-cluster maturation GTPase HydF, encoding MSVNDTPRGERAHIAVFGRRNAGKSSLINAFCGQEVSIVSPVSGTTTDPVYRPMELLPAGPVVLIDTAGLDDTGELGEQRIRQTLHVLKKTDLAILVVDAEAGAGDFERELLQSLAAAGTNVMIVLNKIDRITSDPPSLEERCNWIASLLEAGSSIRLFPVSTLSGSGIGALKRAAAESLAQEEQRFRLVGDLLSPGEVAVLVVPIDKAAPKGRLILPQQQTIRDIMECDALVVVTKEQELSHTLSQLTGKPRIIITDSQVFLKVQADTPPDVPLTSFSILFARYKGDLPRLVSGARSITRLKDGDRVLIAEACTHHRQSDDIGSVKIPRWLREITGRQLIIDHAAGSEFPADLEQYSLIIHCGACMLNRRAMLRRLDEAEAAGVPIVNYGVFIAYVQGVFPRAIEMFPSAMLAWEDGDSGNARQSRRPDTMSLPIA